The nucleotide window cgaaatacaaatacaaaaaaggtTTATATTTACCAATTTGATACTAATACTGAGAATGGGAATGTCTTGTAAAAGCTGGTAGAGTAGCTGACCTGCTATGCCAGTACTGTATTTGTTGTATGTTGTCCTCTCTGCTTAGCTGCACTATTTCTGCCTTAAATTTTGAGGGCTTTGTTTTACCTATGAAAGTTTTGGTCTACTCTAGTACAAAATATCGCATTTTTTGGTATCTAACATTAAATCACTGTCTACACATTAAGTCCTCATTTTAGCCTTAATCGATAGACAGTTCGCATTCACTTGGCTGCTTCCTTACGGAAACGACAAGAGCTCTCGGGAGTTTTTCCGATTTTCTTCAGACGGTAATTTGCCGAACAATGACCAATGAATCTTTGTTATTTGCCATACGTATAATGTTTAGGAACATACAAACCATTAAAACGTtaataaaatagattatacAGCGGTCGGCATAAGTCagtaaacaaatttcaaaaggaattcgaaaaagagtgttcaaattgatgcccatcttgatcaatgcatttacggCAACGTTTCTTTACGGAGAGGCAGGTCTTCAGTTGCAGTTGAGAGGTCGGGAAAGGTGCGCTGTCCTTGAGAAGAAATCACAGGGTGTTATGTCACATGACCGTGTGGGTAACTCAATGAAACCTCGTCTGCCTATCCATTCTCCAATTGTCCACATTAAGGTGCTGCCGCACAAATAATGTATGAAATGACGGATGTTCGCTAGTGTTGGATCTTTGTCCATTTGCCCACGTAAATCTTAGAGCATTTTCAGATAACTTGGGCATGACTCACAGAAAAGTACAGACCCGCAGAATTCTAGAATGGATATCTGTGCAAACACACATCGCAAGCTTTAATTGTTCTTCAATGAAGATGTGATTATTCTGGTCGTTCCAGTAGACAGCTATGCTAATTGACCGTACCGTTTAGCTGGAAGGTTGTTTCATCCGACTATAAAATGGAATGCTGGAACAGCGAATCATCCTGACTGCATCCTAGTTATCACCCACAAAATTCCAATCTGCGAAATCGTCCTCGTGAAGGGTGAGGAGGAGACGCGAACTGTAAACTCGATAGTGCATCGGATAATCGAAGTTCTTCCGGTCGTCCAGAAAGAGGCGcatcggcaacagagcccgtttttaagaatttctgctACGTCTTCCACAttgttgaacgatttggtaaCGCTAAatcggaaattgttgttgaaattctgTTAACATAATATCGTAATCTGCGTTCTTACGCAGATACAacgtaacaaaaaaacttttcttgtaGCGCAAACCTGTGAACTGAAAATGCGTCTACTCGACGAGCACGTGACACAACTGTCTGTAGCACGAACATtctttgtttcaatttttttcgacaacgttgccagatttatGAGCGTTGCCGGACTTTTGCCGATTTTCGAGAGCGTTGCCTGACTTATACCGACTTCTATGTATAAATAACATTTATcctttatccaattttttccatactttTAGGTAAAAAAGTATTTGCTCATCAGTATACTTTAATGAGACATTTACCAACGCACACTGATGAAAGAAAGTACAAGTGTGTAACTTGTGGAAAAGgtatatctttttttatataaatatataactttgatataaaataattccaaTATCTTTCTGTAAACATTGAAACTtaattcaactgaaaaaaacttataattcGATTTCTATCTATTTTTGAGTTGACCGCTACCGAAAAACATTCCTATCAAATCCTATTCCAACCCTTTTAGCATTCCGACAGATGTCAACCCTTTCCCAACACAGAGCGATCCATTCTACCGAACGACCCTATATATGTGAAGTTTGCAAAAAAACTTTCAATCGTGTTTCCACCTTGATTTCCCATAGAAAAACTCATACAGGTATCAAACCCCATAGATGCCATTTGTGTACGAAAGCGTTCCACCAGAAAGGTAAGATTCCcaatttgatatttctaattatacTCTATATTTAATTGTCCACCTATGCAATGAAAAATTCCCTTGTGTAGCTATTGTTCTTGATTCCATAATGTTTTTATGATGTTTTTCCTACAAATATCGCTAAATTTTTTGCAGGAAATCTTCGTAATCACATTTTCACTCATACTAATGCAAGACCCTACAAATGCGATATCTGTGAAAAGGGATTCaatcaaatgtcaaatttgatgtGTCATAAATTGAAGGTAAGTTTTGAAAACATAATTGCATTGCGATATCATGAATAGTAAAATAATCAACTACTACTTTCTTTCCTAATATCGTGAAGAAAAAGAACATCTTCTTCGAATAACGTGACGTCCATCGAATTTCTTCTCGATATCGATCGTTTTTCGAAGTTCTTGCGTCTCATCAAAGCTATTTGGTTCTTGTAACTAAACTCTCTCCAGGAGATGCATTAGTCGTCTCCTGGAGTCAAGTAAAAACGAACTGCAGCTAACGatgatataaaatgaattatggTTGGTATTTGAGGTAACCTCTGACCGTTTTTCGAAGTTTGCGTCTATTCAGAGTGATCACATAATCTCTCGTTCGGAGTATCCGATCCAAATTGAGGAAAAACTAAGTTGGCGCTGTTATTTTGATCTTGTAATTAAACTCTCTCCAGAAGATGCCCTCTGGCATTATCTTCACTTTCAATTGTAAACCATTAGTCAAGTAAAATCGAGCTGTAGTTGCcgatgaaatgaataaattattgttgataTACTAGGTGTAAGCCAGagtatcaaattaaattatttctagtgtttaatttggaaaattatttcgaatttcacaAGGTCGACTGACATCTTGTTTTttggagatgtaattcaataatCGTCGCGGTAATAGCTGGGGAAGTggttattttcttattttgtgaaaaattttctctACATTTCTAACTTTTCAGTGGTAactactaaaaattatatattttcatatttatgtttttgaatcgttttgattttagatctcttttgttacaaaattggtttttttggTATCAATCTATTTTATATCTGATAAGAAAAATTCTCCGGTTTTCCTGTTTTGCAGCTTTGTGGAggatattttcgtaattttcaggTTCTCTTTGGCTTCAGTTTCCTATGCAAGTTCAATGTTATGGTAGGTAGATATTATTTAATCCCTGCcggtataaatttctttaatttctcatttcttagactttttatATATGcttttatttctaaattgtcttgattttatgtctcttctgttgtaaaattagttttttttataattgttgaaagaaaatttgacaaattGTTATctgtcttttaaaaattataaaaaaactaattttacaaCAGAAGAGAtataaaatcaagacgatttagaaacataagcAAATtggaaaagataaaaattgaaacaaatttattttcatgtttatataTACTTATCACGTCGACTAATGTTCTCTTTTTCTTTCTAACCTGTATTTTTCTGTTCCAGTTGtatatttctaagttttttatatactcACAGTTAAAAAATTGTCCCAAATGTCATTAAACTTTTCTCTATTTCCAATATCTTTACTAACACTTTGTGgatttgtaacaaaattaaGTCATCTTATTTTTACCAAAGAAAAATAGGAAGTCGCACGTGCTAAATCTCTAAGAGCAGCGTAGTCCCGCTGAGATCTGCTCGCTGCGTTGTCCTGAGACGAGAGAATGATCTCTTAGTCTCGCCTGGGTTCGTGTAAACTTATAGCATAAAGCGTGTAACAAGTATATCGGAGAGGATTAAATCGATTGCAGATCTAAGGACACtaagaaggttataaaagaCATGAGACTagaaattcaaaagaaaatatcttaGAATTTCCTGTGTTAGGTATCGCTCAGTCAGAGGTAAAAAGATTATTGTTTTAACAAGGAAGTTGTTCTGGGATTCCGGTCGGAGCGTGAAAAATGTCGTGAATGAAAGTGTActtgtattaaatatttctaaatgcGAGGGCACATGACGTGGTTACCACATATTATTGTCTGCTTCCGGTACATAATATTTTTGCTCCTTCCAGCAGTCTATTTCTATGTCTATGAagtgaaaaatcaatatttaattcattgaCAATGCTACTAACGTTTCGTTAATTATGTTATTGATATAGTTCGTCTGTGGGACTGGGCATTAGCACTGAAAAGTTAATATCATCGAGTAGAACAAACAAACAATCGGATCAGTACCTAGATTTTATTCTTAAACAGACTTATACACTAGGTGTTTTTGTTTTACTTCTTAGACTCACCAAAGGATCGAAAAACCTAATTATACCTGCCAAATTTGTGGTAAATGTTTCACAAAACGTTGTGTTTTAAGAGAACACGAACAAAACTctcacaaaataataaattcatcacAGTTTCTATCATCGGACGATCAGCTCATAGATCAATCCAAGTAAGTATAGTCACCGTTACTTTTTAATAGTTTCTATGCTAATTTTGATACACAAAATAAACTGTAATACTGAGAAAATAAACAGAATACCGGCACGACTTGACAACGTTGCAATTCAATTTGAACCGAcggaaaatatttactttatactaaaaatttctAAACATAGCCTTCGAGACAAAGAGAAAGAGGGATAGATTGGTTGGATGGTTTTAAGGTAGGATAAGGAAAACGGCTCTTCTCGGTTTGgggatttttttgtatttttttgaatatttcaaattaaatgggGGTGCCGGCGCAGGTACAGCTGCAGCTGCGCTATCGAGGGACCATTTGGCTGGTTCATCAAATGACAGGAAAACTGCAGAAAACCTCCAGCACCGATGATAAATAGCCTTCAGGTATAAAGTAAACTTTTTGTATTCTtattataagaagaaaaacatCATGAAAAGTATGGACAAGGGCCTAGGGGTAATGAGAAGCAGCTACTACTCTGGTTTCCGCTATGCCAACTTCCAAACACTCGGATACATCGTTACAAATAccctaattttttcaaaactatatgCCGGATCAATGtgaaatttttaggaaatattctcaaatatatttatattcaaaatatgcaatatttcaaaattacaagTGGATATAACTTCTTATGTAATGAGACTAGCGCTGCTACATAAAAAgtaaacttggaaaaactgcaactgaaacttaataatttattaaaacaaatgtaCGACCATGAATGTTTGTCACGTCTCACGAAGATGTTGTAGATGATTCACGTTCGGGATgcccttccacgtcaaaaaataatgaaaatatagaaaatgttgtttGAACGTAACTTATAGGATAAGGAATTTATGGggtaaattttacttaaaaattttaatttacgaAAGCTGAGTGCAGAAACTGGTGCCTATAATTCTCAAGTTTGAACAACAAGAAGCTCGCTAGTACAACATCCCAGTACTAGACATCTTTCCTAAGGTCAAAATTGCGTTTTTGCGGCACGTGTCCTGAAGGAACAGAAAAAATGTCTTGCCGAATTTACCACACGAAAATTTCATCTATCTGCTATCTGGCCGAATTCACTACCATCCGTAAAAgccataataaagtttttttctgtCTAATGTAGTAATCCTAATGCCGTTATTATCGatccaataaaaactgaagCAATGCGATGTGCAATCGAATCTAATCAAACTCCATATGCTCTTCTTCGTCCTGTCGGCGGAATACCTGTATTGGTGAGGGTATTACCTGCAGGCGATAAACAAATGTTAGTTCCAGCTTTGGCCGAGGATTTGAAAAAACACAGTCACATATCAATTACCTCTAAAAGTGACACACCTGCTAACGGTGAGCTAACCACCAACTCTTCTTTGTCgtcaaaaattgattcaacTTGAAAATATTGCAGAAAATGGTAAGCCGCTCGGTGAAACAGTAAAAATTCAGATACCAGTAGTTGCAACTGTGATACAGCAAAATGTCCCTGCAGGGGAAATATCTAAGCCAGTTGTTAATCCTGGACCGAGCAGAGAGCTGGACAATGAAGTTGGaacgaaaaaatttaattttaacacCTCTCCCACGCTGACCAATTCTAATTCTACTACTGGAGGTTAGTTTATTATAATGTTCtggtaatttatttaaacagtcttgaataaatttgtaaattatcaataaatcaataCCAAATACACGACACTTTTCAATATTCATTAAAACTTATTACTTTGAACTATTCACTATTCATTAAAACTTATTACTTTGAACTATTCACAAGtcattaacaattattatttgaacTATTCATAACACTTATTACTGAACTATCCACTATTTATTAACACTTATTACTTTGAACTATTCACTATTTAATAACACTTATTACTTGAACTctttactatttatttacactTATTACTTTGAACTATTCactatttataaacaattatcaCTAAACGATTCACTATTCATAACACTTATTACTGAACTATTCACTATTTATTAACACTTATTACTTTGAACTATTCACTATTCATAACATTTATTACTGAACTATTCACTATTCATTAACACTTATTACTTTGaacttttcactatttattaacaattatcactaaactattcactattcaTAACACTTATTACATTGaacttttcactatttattaacaattatcactaaactattcactattcaTAACACTTATTACATTGaacttttcactatttattaacaattatcactaaactattcactattcaTAACACTTATTACTTTGAACTATTCACAAGTCATTAACAGTTATTATTTGAACTTTTCACTATTCATAACACTTATTACTGAACTATCCACTATTCATTAACACTTATTACTTTGAACTTTTCACTATTCATAACACTTATTACTTTGAACTTTTCACTATTCATAACACTTATTACTTTGaacttttcactatttattaacaattatcactaaactattcactatttATTAACACTTATTACTGAACTATTCATAAACATTTATTACTATCAACTATTCACTATTCATAAACATTTATTACTATCAACTATTCACTATTCATAAACACTTATTACTTTGAACTATTCACTATTTATTGACTATATCACTAAACTACTCactattcattaaaaattattactttgaaCTACTAGCACTAGTACGtttcatttactttttattattccgATATGTTCTCTATGATATAAGATTATTTACTGGGTGTGGCTGATATTTCGGATTCTTAGATTTGTATAATGCATTATTAGAAATTGTCTCGATAATAACAGTTACAGCATAACGTAAATAGGTAACAAAAAATAGGTAAACAGATCTAACAAATATAAGAAGCGCATTCGCCAATCTTAAGGATAGATTAACATTATAGAACAGAACCGgcttttatttataacaatttctatttttattgttccTGTAGCTGTAGATCTGAATTACAAAATTCAAAGTAATAACTTTGGTTTGTTCTCTTCATTTTTAGAACAGAATAACCAAGAAATTAGCCTTCAAAATACTCCAATTATGACTGAAGGGTTTCCTCTAACTGAAAACATCCAAAATATCAACATACGGTTCGATGATGCCTATAGTAGTAAAATTGGAGACGAATTTAATTACGTAGTGAGTATGTCAATTATATGTCGCTTTTGCGCATATCGATATTTATCATCTCATTGTTTATTTCGTAATcgttttaaagatattttttaaacttattgtgACTTATCAATAGTTGAATATtggacttttttttaaatttagggGTG belongs to Diorhabda carinulata isolate Delta chromosome X, icDioCari1.1, whole genome shotgun sequence and includes:
- the LOC130902502 gene encoding zinc finger protein 836-like; its protein translation is MEDYLEPGEINFRNLIRESTESSVKNEELKDDYDLSLLAQLDDITYNLASDTNDLPMVRDLELPSPISETSNNSLQNGMSNFKENDLPDLQFSPNKEPSNVHYVKYKLQDGRHVKIWECGICKKVFAHQYTLMRHLPTHTDERKYKCVTCGKAFRQMSTLSQHRAIHSTERPYICEVCKKTFNRVSTLISHRKTHTGIKPHRCHLCTKAFHQKGNLRNHIFTHTNARPYKCDICEKGFNQMSNLMCHKLKTHQRIEKPNYTCQICGKCFTKRCVLREHEQNSHKIINSSQFLSSDDQLIDQSNNPNAVIIDPIKTEAMRCAIESNQTPYALLRPVGGIPVLVRVLPAGDKQMLVPALAEDLKKHSHISITSKSDTPANENGKPLGETVKIQIPVVATVIQQNVPAGEISKPVVNPGPSRELDNEVGTKKFNFNTSPTLTNSNSTTGEQNNQEISLQNTPIMTEGFPLTENIQNINIRFDDAYSSKIGDEFNYVDLL